The proteins below come from a single Streptomyces tubercidicus genomic window:
- a CDS encoding FAD-dependent monooxygenase, translated as MSGTGTVSSSPRTKPPTVLISGASIAGPALAYWLHRHGFAVTVVERAPALRTGGYKVDIRGAAIEVAERMGILGDIQRASTDMRSGAYVNDDGKRIATLPAAIFSARVGRDDEIMRGDLARILYERTRADVEYVFGDSITSLTERSGEHHQDHREYQDHRDREGRGACGVDVTFERGAPRRFDLVVGADGLHSNVRLLAFGPEEQFVRHLGAYISAFSLPNELGLDREELYHAVPGRLVCAYSSAGDPAAKGMLTFRSPRLAYDHRKPEQQLALLDAAFKDVGVAPSEGWTQVPRLLEAARAADDFYFDGMQLIEMDRWSRGRVVLLGDAAHCSSPASGQGSGMALVGAYVLAGELAAAGRGPEEAFARYEEEMRGYVAVNHAQAATFVKEMTADTRRQIRFRHLMMRMLPHVPWKNLVAKKIAEDVQRGANAITLKDHPVPVPVPVPVPADGHAAGGGRARGGGRAPAPRGAPATGHAPATGSAPATGGAPAA; from the coding sequence ATGTCCGGTACCGGCACCGTTTCGTCGTCACCACGCACCAAGCCCCCGACCGTGCTGATCTCCGGCGCGAGCATCGCCGGGCCGGCGCTCGCCTACTGGCTGCACCGCCACGGCTTCGCGGTGACCGTCGTCGAGCGCGCCCCCGCGCTGCGGACCGGCGGCTACAAGGTCGACATCCGGGGCGCGGCGATCGAGGTCGCCGAACGGATGGGAATCCTGGGGGACATCCAGCGCGCCAGTACGGACATGCGGAGCGGCGCGTATGTGAACGACGACGGCAAGCGGATCGCCACCCTCCCCGCCGCCATCTTCAGTGCCCGGGTCGGCCGGGACGACGAGATCATGCGCGGCGACCTGGCCCGCATCCTCTACGAACGCACCCGGGCGGATGTCGAGTACGTCTTCGGCGACTCGATCACGTCGCTCACCGAGCGGTCGGGCGAGCATCATCAGGACCACCGGGAGTACCAGGACCACCGGGACCGCGAGGGGCGCGGCGCCTGCGGTGTCGACGTCACCTTCGAGCGCGGGGCGCCCCGCCGCTTCGACCTCGTCGTCGGTGCGGACGGGCTGCACTCGAACGTCCGGCTGCTGGCCTTCGGCCCGGAAGAGCAGTTCGTACGGCACCTCGGCGCGTATATCTCCGCGTTCTCCCTGCCGAACGAACTCGGCCTGGACCGCGAGGAGTTGTATCACGCGGTACCCGGCAGGCTGGTCTGCGCCTACAGCTCGGCCGGGGACCCGGCGGCCAAGGGCATGCTCACCTTCCGCTCGCCGCGGCTGGCCTACGATCACCGGAAACCCGAGCAGCAACTGGCGCTCCTCGACGCCGCGTTCAAGGATGTCGGCGTCGCCCCGTCCGAAGGCTGGACGCAGGTACCGCGGCTGCTCGAAGCGGCGCGCGCGGCGGACGATTTCTACTTCGACGGGATGCAGCTGATCGAGATGGACCGCTGGTCGCGCGGCCGGGTGGTGCTGCTCGGCGACGCCGCGCACTGCTCCTCACCGGCATCGGGGCAGGGCTCGGGGATGGCGCTGGTCGGCGCGTATGTGCTGGCCGGGGAGCTTGCGGCGGCCGGCCGCGGCCCGGAGGAGGCGTTCGCTCGCTACGAGGAGGAGATGCGCGGCTATGTCGCGGTCAATCACGCGCAGGCCGCCACGTTCGTCAAGGAGATGACGGCGGATACCCGGCGGCAGATCCGGTTCCGGCATCTGATGATGCGGATGCTGCCGCATGTGCCCTGGAAGAACCTGGTCGCGAAGAAGATCGCCGAGGATGTGCAGCGAGGCGCCAACGCGATCACCCTCAAGGATCATCCGGTGCCGGTGCCGGTGCCGGTGCCGGTCCCGGCCGACGGGCACGCAGCGGGCGGCGGGCGGGCACGGGGCGGCGGGCGCGCTCCGGCCCCCCGGGGCGCTCCGGCCACCGGGCACGCTCCCGCCACCGGGAGTGCTCCCGCCACCGGGGGCGCCCCCGCCGCCTGA
- a CDS encoding pyridoxine/pyridoxamine 5'-phosphate oxidase codes for MTDHPAHQGSPDADPADPAHHSDDADADAGTDTDTDAQAFRELLRGLRVWDVAALPSFDPATAPGEPLPLFRQWLREAAEAGVPEPHTMTLATADAAGNPSLRTLMLHDADERGWHFASHRGSRKGRELAVRPRAALGFYWPAVGRQVRVHGPVTVAGPEESAADLHRRSTGALAAALVGRQSEVLGSVGELARASDAAWERARREPEAPVPSWTLYVLHPEEVEFFQGDAQRRHVRLNYRYEGGRWAQELLWP; via the coding sequence ATGACCGATCACCCCGCGCACCAGGGCTCTCCGGACGCCGACCCCGCCGATCCGGCGCACCACTCCGACGACGCGGACGCGGACGCAGGCACGGACACGGACACGGACGCCCAGGCGTTCCGCGAGCTGCTGCGCGGGCTGCGGGTCTGGGACGTCGCCGCGCTGCCGTCATTCGACCCGGCGACGGCCCCGGGCGAGCCGCTCCCGCTGTTCCGGCAGTGGCTGCGGGAGGCCGCCGAGGCCGGTGTCCCCGAGCCGCACACCATGACGCTCGCCACGGCGGACGCGGCCGGTAACCCCTCCCTGCGGACCCTGATGCTGCATGACGCCGATGAGCGCGGCTGGCACTTCGCCTCGCACCGTGGCAGCCGCAAGGGCCGCGAACTGGCCGTGCGGCCGCGGGCGGCGCTCGGCTTCTACTGGCCGGCGGTCGGCCGCCAGGTACGGGTCCACGGGCCGGTGACCGTGGCGGGCCCGGAGGAGAGCGCGGCCGATCTGCACCGCCGCTCCACGGGGGCGCTGGCGGCGGCGCTGGTCGGCCGGCAGAGCGAGGTGCTCGGCTCGGTCGGGGAGCTGGCGCGGGCCTCGGACGCGGCCTGGGAGCGCGCCCGGCGCGAACCGGAGGCACCGGTGCCGAGCTGGACGCTGTATGTGCTGCACCCAGAGGAGGTCGAGTTCTTCCAGGGCGATGCGCAACGTCGGCACGTACGGCTCAACTACCGCTACGAGGGCGGTCGTTGGGCGCAGGAGCTGCTCTGGCCTTGA